The Desulfobulbaceae bacterium DNA window AAGGAACTTGTCTCTTAATGTCAATCGGTTGCGCTCTCTGTAGCCCAACAGAGCGCCGAGTATCACCCCTGCCGCCATGCCGCCGCCATGTCCCCAATTGTTGATTCCTGGGATTAACAGGCCGAAGATCATGATACTGATTGCCCAACCGCCGATCTGTCGGTAAATCTGCTGACCATAAATACCGCCTCGACTTTTACCGTAGTAGAGCATAGCGCCGATCAGGCTGCAGACTGCGGCTGAGGCCCCGATGGTAAAGGGGATTCCGGCGAGAAAAGAGACGTAGAATCCACCGACACCCCCCAAAGTGTATATGGCGAACATCCGCTGGCCGCCAAATTCCCTGATCACCAAGGGGGCGATCTGCCGTAGGGCGATCATATTAAATAGTAAGTGAATAAGGCTGCCGTGTAAATAGTTGGCGGAGACCAGGGTCCACCAGCGGTG harbors:
- a CDS encoding rhomboid family intramembrane serine protease, giving the protein MTTQRANNSLLCPSCRRLVSRDAQNCPYCGTARPGSWLKNNPIFIAFSDDNKIIPLITYVSVGMYILSLIVSQRSTGLALNPFDFLSPSNHSLLVLGSTGTVPILKLHRWWTLVSANYLHGSLIHLLFNMIALRQIAPLVIREFGGQRMFAIYTLGGVGGFYVSFLAGIPFTIGASAAVCSLIGAMLYYGKSRGGIYGQQIYRQIGGWAISIMIFGLLIPGINNWGHGGGMAAGVILGALLGYRERNRLTLRDKFLSVSCYVLTAAILAWAIVNGLVALLAG